The Chryseolinea soli nucleotide sequence AAGCCTTGCGCCATGCCCTCCAGCACTTCATACTCGCGGGGACTGATGCCGAATTGTTGCAGGGCGGATTCATTCGGGACGAAATTTCCACCCGCCGGTGGTGGAATGGGATTCTTTTTTCTGGTGAGCTTTAATCCAACCCAAATGCCGAGGCCTGTGAAAAGCAGGGAGACGACCCCGAGGTAAAATTCCAGAGAAAGGTCGCGGACGAAGAATTTGTATTCCAGCACTTTAAGCAGGAAGATCAGGAACGCAAGGAGCAGGGCATATAGGAGAATGGTTTTACGCACGGGTCAAATCTAACCGCTAAGGCGCTAAGGCGCAAAGGAAACGCCAGGGTATTCACCCTGTCCACCCTTCGCGGTCAAGGCTCCTGTATTGAATAGCCTCGGCGAGGTGTTCTGTTTTTATGGTGTCGGAAGCGGCGAGGTCGGCGATGGTGCGCGACACTTTGAGGATGCGGTCGTAGGCGCGGGCCGAGAGGCCGATGCGTTCCATGGCCGATTTGAGCAAGGTTTTGCCGGCGTCGTCGATGGCGCAGATTCGTTTCACCATGTTGGAGGGCATCATGGCGTTGCAGTAGATCGACGGGTGGTCGGTGAAACGGTGGGCCTGGCGCTCGCGGGCTTTCACCACGCGTTCGCGGATGGCTTCGCTGGTTTCGGAGCGGCGGTTGGCCGTCATTTCGTCAAAGCTCACGGGCACCACTTCCACGTGCAGGTCGATGCGGTCCAGCAGCGGGCCGCTGATCTTGCTGAGATAGCGCTGCACAACGCCCGGGCCACACACGCATTCTTTTTCGGGGTGATTGAAATAACCACAGGGACAAGGATTCATGCTGGCGATGAGCATAAAGTTGGCGGGATACTCCATCGAAACTTTCGCCCGCGATATGGTGACGCGACGCTCTTCCATCGGTTGACGCATCACCTCCAGCACCGAGCGTTTGAACTCGGGCAATTCATCCAGGAACAAGACGCCGTTGTTGGCCAGCGATATTTCGCCCGGCTGGGGAATGCCACCTCCGCCAACGAGCGCGATGTCGGAAATGGTGTGGTGGGGCGCACGAAACGGGCGCGTGGTCAGCAGCGAAGCTTGCCGCGTCAACCTCCCGGCTACGGAATGGATCTTGGTGGTCTCCAAAGCTTCCTGTAGCGTGAGCGGTGGCAGGATCGTGGGCAAGCGTTTTGCCAACATCGTTTTTCCCGCGCCGGGCGGACCGATCATGATCACGTTGTGACCACCGGCCGCGGCAATTTCCAATGCGCGTTTGATATTCTCCTGGCCTTGCACATCGCGGAAGTCGGTATCGTATCGATCCAACTGTGCGGCGAACGCTTCGCGGGCGTCGATGTGGACGGAGGGGATTTGTATTTTTTCTTCCAGGAAATCCACGGCCTCGCGCAGGTTGGCGACGGGATACACTTCGAGGTTGTTCACGATGGCCGCCTCGCCGGCGTTGTCGGTGGGCAGGATGAAACCTTTGAACCCTTCCTTGCGGGCCTGGATGGCGATGGGGAGCACACCGCGGATGGGACGCAACGTTCCGTCCAGGGCGAGCTCTCCCATGATCACGTACTGGTCCAGTTTGTCGGTGGTCAATTGGCCTGAA carries:
- a CDS encoding response regulator transcription factor, with translation MRKTILLYALLLAFLIFLLKVLEYKFFVRDLSLEFYLGVVSLLFTGLGIWVGLKLTRKKNPIPPPAGGNFVPNESALQQFGISPREYEVLEGMAQGFSNQEIADKLFLSINTVKTHTSNLFLKLEARRRTQAIQKAKALGLIP
- a CDS encoding YifB family Mg chelatase-like AAA ATPase, giving the protein MVAKTFGGAVHGVDARTIMIEVNVGQGTKFFMSGLPDNAVKESQHRVESALKHARFFMPRNKTVVNLAPADLRKEGAAYDLSIALCVMKASGQLTTDKLDQYVIMGELALDGTLRPIRGVLPIAIQARKEGFKGFILPTDNAGEAAIVNNLEVYPVANLREAVDFLEEKIQIPSVHIDAREAFAAQLDRYDTDFRDVQGQENIKRALEIAAAGGHNVIMIGPPGAGKTMLAKRLPTILPPLTLQEALETTKIHSVAGRLTRQASLLTTRPFRAPHHTISDIALVGGGGIPQPGEISLANNGVLFLDELPEFKRSVLEVMRQPMEERRVTISRAKVSMEYPANFMLIASMNPCPCGYFNHPEKECVCGPGVVQRYLSKISGPLLDRIDLHVEVVPVSFDEMTANRRSETSEAIRERVVKARERQAHRFTDHPSIYCNAMMPSNMVKRICAIDDAGKTLLKSAMERIGLSARAYDRILKVSRTIADLAASDTIKTEHLAEAIQYRSLDREGWTG